The nucleotide window AGTGGGTCTGGCACTCTTCGCAAAACCAGTGTGGCGCTTCTTCCTTCATGACACCGACCAGATCGGCGTCGCGGAGATTGATGCTCTCCGCCGTATCGGTGGTGTGGGAACCATAGGCGACACGCACCACGCCGAGGGAGGAACCGCAACTGGGACAGGCAGGACGAGGACGTTGCTTGGCGCGATTGTGATCCGGCATGGGCCACCTCCGGACAGTCAAGCGCAGCATACGCCTACTGCAAAGCGGAATCCAGGACATGGGGGACGGAGCTAGCTGGCGGCCGCGGCGGCGGTCTCGTACTGCGGCGCCAGCGATTGGGCCTTGCCCCCGCCCTCGGTCTTGGCGACCTCCAGCGCGGTATCGGCGCGGTTGATGACCTCGGTGACGATGTCGATGGGGTCGAATTTCTGTTGCACTACGGCTTCCGCGATCCCGACCGTCATCACGACCTCGCGGTTGGTGCCGGGGAGCTTGGTCCCGTTCATCACCTTGCGCAGCTTGTCCACCACGAAGAAGGCGTTCTTCTCGCTGGTGTCCGCGAGGACCACTGCGATGGTGGTTAGCTCGTAGTGCACCGCGACATCGTTCTGCCGGATGTGCGAGCAGACGGACTGCCCGATGGTCTGCATCAGATTCTCCACGGCGGTCTCGCCCACCTCCTTGACCATGGCGGCCGGCTTGCCGAAATGCAGCAGCATGACCGTGCAGGTCGAATTCTGCTGCAGTGCACGCCGCGTTTCGGAGAGCATGACGTCAAGATAAGAAGACCGTTTCAGCAGTCCGGATTTTTCGTCGGTGACAGCCAGGGTCTTCATCAGGCTGCGCAGCTTCGCGTTTTGCACCGCCTGTTGGGTCTGGTCGGCGATGGTCTTGAGCACCACGATGTCGGTCTGGCGCCACTCGCGCGGGCGGTCGCACTGCTCCAGGATGAGGATGCCGACGTGTTCGTCGCCGTCCATCAGCGGCACCGCGAGCACCGACTGGATGCCAAGCGAAGCGATGTAGGCCGATGCGGGGTCGTTGGTCGAGCGCGTGTTGCCGATCGCGACCACTCCGTCCGTAACCAGCTTCCCCTGCAGAGTGTTGATCAGCTTGACCAGCGCCATCACCTCCGACTGCTTGACGCTGGTGCTGCAATACTCCAGCGCGGCCGAGGGCGGCTTGCCCGGCGTGCACAATCCGGCCACGCAGCGGCTGGCGCTCCAGTGGCGCCCGACGTCGTTCACGCAGGTGAACAGTACGCTCTTCACGTTGCCCTGGCGGTAGATGTTGCGCGTGATCTCGGTGACGCGGGAGATGTTGTCCACCGCGCTCTCGTTGGCCATCGCCTGCGCCGCGGCAGCCGATGGCGCGGGAATGGATCCGGTCACGACCGGCACCGGTATGGACCCCGTCACCTGCGGCACCGGGGGGGTGTCCGCGTACTTCGGGACGAATCCCGCGTTCGCGTACAGCAGGTGGAGCTTTTCGTTCTTCTCTTCCTCGCGCGGGAACAGCTTGGCGATGCGCTCGATGCGCTCCAGGGCCTTCGAGCGCATCGAGTATTGCAGGAAGATCTCGGCCTGGAGCATGAAGTCCTCGAGGACGGTGGGCTCTTTCTCCTCGACCGGCTTCTCCTCCTGCTGCTCGTCCACCCCGCCCGCGATCTTCAGCCGCCCGGCGATGGCGTTGAACCGGCTGGTCTCGATCTTGCCGCGCAGCATCTCCATGCGCTTGTGGTGACCGGGCTCGTAGGGGTCCACCTCGGCCGCACGATCCAGCGAGTCAGCGGCCTTCAGGAAATTGCCGGCAGCGAAATACAGTTCGAACAGCTTCAGCAGAGCGTCGCTGTAGTCGTGCTCCCGATTGGTGGAGTTGTACATCTCCACCATGTATTCCAGAAACTCGAAGCCGACCGGATGCTTGTCAACCACCAGGTCCTTCAGCAGGGCGACGAACTCGCGACGCCGATTGCGCTTGACCTCGTGCTCCTCCAGACGGTGAGCGGCCGCCAGAGCCTTATCGCCATGCTCGGTGTCGAGCATGGCGCCGATCAGCCTGGCCACTTCGTCGGCCTGCTTGGAGTCGCGCTCGTAGAGCGCCCAGATGTACGGCTCAGCGTCGAGCGGCCTCCGTGCCGCCAGGAGCGTCCGGCCATACGTCTCGCAGATGTCGATGCGCGGCTCAGGGCCGGTGGCGAACGGACTGAGGACCGTGACCGCCCGGTCGGATTGCTTCTGCGCCAGCAGCGTCCGGCCCAGGGCCAAGGCGGCGTCGGCGTTCGATCCATCCAGAGCGTTGGCGCGTTCGTAGCACTCGCGCGGATCCTTGCCTTCCTGCTGCACCAGGTTCCCGGCCTGGAGAAAGGCAGTTGCGGCAGTCTTGCCGTCGCCCAGTTCCGAAGCGATCTCCCCCTGGCGCTGGTAATTGGTGAGTGACGGTTCCAGGAGGACCACCCGTTGCAGCGCCTTAAAGGCATCAGCCTTGCGGCCTTTGCCGAGGAAGCCTTCGACCGCCTGGTGATAAGTGTCCAGGGCTTCCCTCTTGTCCTTCTTCTCGATCAGCTGGGCGTAGCGCGCCATCTGCTCCACGGTCGGCGTGGTCAGGCGCGCCAGTTTCTTATAAGTGATGGCGGCCTTCCCCACGTCACCGATCTGGGCCAGGCGGTCGTAGCTCACCGCGAGCAGTTCGATCGCCTGCTCCGTCTGGTTCAGGGAGATGCAGAGATCAGCCGCAGTCTGGCGGACCGAATCGTTATTCGGGTCTTCTTCGAGGATCTCCAGGTATTCTTCGAGAGCGTCTTTCTGTTTGCCCTTCTGGAGATACTTCTCGGCTTTTTCCAGACGTTTTTGAAGGTCTGCCATGGCCGGTGGAAGCTCAATATCCCGCAGCGTGCGTAATTGTATGCGTAACTGCAAGCCGCCAGCAAACGGAGGTTTACTCACCTGCAATCATTGGTCTTAGTCCGGCCGGCCACGGATCCCACGGCGTGACAGCCACCCGCCGTTCTGATATAGCTGCCGCCGTGGGGGAATCCGCGGACAACCAGGTCGCCAACGAACGCGGGCTGCGCCGGCAATTGGGCGCCGGGCAGATGGCCATGGTGGGGGTCGGAGGCTCGATCGGCACCGGCCTGCTGCTGGGATCGGCGGCCGCCATCCAGATCGCGGGCCCGGCGGTGATCTTGAGCTTCGCGCTCGCCGCCCTCATCGCGTATACCGTCGCCATGGCCATGGGCGAGTTGGCCAGCGTGCATCCCGCCGCCGGATCATTCGGGGTTTACGCCGAAATCTACCTCAACCACTGGGCCGGCTTCGTCTCCCGATCCGGCTTTTGGATCGCCATCGCCATGGCCATCGGCGGCGAGATGGTGGCCTCCGCGACGTACATGAACCAGTGGCTGCCCGGCGTGCCGGCCATCGTCTGGATCTGCATCTTCGCCGCCGCGCTACTGGCGGTGAACCTGATGAGTGTCGGCCGATACGGTTGGTTCGAATACTGGTTCGCCATGGTGAAGGTGGTCACCATGATCGCCTTCGTCGCCCTCGGAGGTGTGCTGCTGCTCACCGGGCATCTCGCGCCGCAGTACGCCGCCAATGGGGGCTTCTTCCCCAGGGGCCACGCTGCGCCCATGTACGCCATGGCTTTCGCGTTGTTCACCTTCGCCGGCGTGGAGATGGTGGCCATCAGCTCGGGCGAGTCGCGCTCCGGACGAGACGTCGGCCGGGCCATGCGCATCGCCTTCTTCCTGCTGGCCTTCGTCTATCTGGGATCCATCGTGGTGCTGGTCGGGATCATGCCCTGGGACGGCGCAGGCGTGACCGAGAGCCCGTTCGTCACCGTCTTCAAACACGTGGGCCTGCCCGCCGCCGGGCACGTGATGAACTTCGTGGTATTGACCGCCGCGCTTTCCGGCGCCAACGCCAGCCTGTACGTGGATTCCCGCATGCTCTTCTCGCTGGCGCGCGGGGGATGCGCGCCGGCGGCCATGGGGCGCCTGAACCACTCGGGTACGCCGATGAATGCCCTGCTGGTCTCTTCCTTCGGGATCATCGTGGCGCTGGTGCTGGAACGCTGGGCGCCCAAAGACGCGTTCGTGTACATTCTCGGCGCAGCCCTGTTCGGCGCGATGCTGGCCTGGCTGGTGGCGCTGGCGGCACACGTGGTCTTCCGCCGCCGCCTCGGCGCGGAGCAGCTCGCGGCGTTGCCCATGCGCTCGCCCGGCGGCGCCTGGCTCTCCGCTGCCGGATTAGCCGCCATCGTCATCTCGCTGCTGACCACCTGGGGCGCATCGCCGGTGACGGTGGTCAGCGGCGTCGTCTACCTCGTCATCCTTTCTATCGCGTACCTGCTCGTCGCACCCGGCATTCGCGAGCGACTAGCGACGAGCGACTAACGGCCACTACAATGTCCCCCATGGCCGACGACCTGCTTCGCTACCGCTCCGAGTTCCCCATCCTGGAGCACACCACCTACCTCATCAGCAACTCGCTGGGCGCGATGCCCCGCGGCGTCTACGACGCCATGAAGTCGTACGCCGATAGCTGGGCAGAGCGCGGCGTTCGCGCCTGGGAAGAAGCCTGGTGGATGCTCGCGGTCGAGGTTGGCGACGAGATCGGCGCCATCTTCAACGCGCCCAAGAGCTCGGTCTCGGTGCACCAGAATGTGACCACCACCGAAGCCATCGTCGCTTCCTGCTTCGATTTCAGCGGCAAGCGCAACAAGATCGTGTACGACGACCTGAATTTTCCCTCCATCATGTATTTCTGGGAGGCGCAGCGCTCGCGCGGAGCCCGCGTGCACATGGTCAAGACCGACGACGGCGTCACCGTCCCGCTCCAGCGTTTGCTCGACGCCATCGACGACCAGACGCTGCTCGTGCCCATCTCGCACGTCATTTTCCGCAGCTCCTACCTCCAGGACGCGAAGGCCATCATCGAGAAGGCGCACAAGGTCGGCGCGCTCGTCGTGCTCGACGCCTTCCAGTCCGTCGGCTCCGTTCCCGTGGACGTGCAGGCGCTGAACACCGATTTCGCCACCGGCGGCGTGCTCAAGTGGCTGTGCGGCGGCCCGGGTGTCGGCTATCTCTACGTGCGGCCGGACCTCGGCAGGAAGCTCGAGCCCAAGCTGACCGGCTGGTTCGCGCACAAGAACTCCTTCGCTTTCGCCACCGGCCCCATCGAATACGCCGACCCTCCCTTCCGCTTCATGAACGGCACCACGCACATCCCCGCCCTCTACGCCTGCCGGCCGGGATTGAAGATCATCCGCGAGATCGGGGTGGAGCGCATCCGCGAGAAGTCGAAGCGGCAGACCTCGAAGCTCATCGCCATGGCCGAGCAGCGCGGCTGGGGGGTGAACACGCCGCGCGATCCCGAGCGCCGCGGCGGCACAGTCTCCATCGACATGCCCAATGCGCCGCAGGTCTGCCAGGAACTGCTCAAACGCGACATCCTGGTGGATTACCGGCCGAAAGCCGGGGTGCGCATGTCGCCGCACTTCTACACCAAAGACGAGGAGATCGACCGCGCCATCAATGCCGTGGAGGAGATCCTCGCAGGGATGCGCGTAACAGCATCCTAGGTGATTTGCCGTATTCCGACCATCGCTTTGGTCACTCGAAATCCCGCCTTGCGGCGATATGATTCCCGCGGCGACCCGCAGTCCATGCTGCCATTCCCACATGTCGCGCTCTGGCTGTCCTCGTCGGACGATGGCAAGACGGTCCTCTACGCCGCCATCGGCTTCGTGATCGGCATCGCGCTCTTCATCCGGGGCTTCCGCGTCCTGCAGCGCAAGCGCCTGATCCTCGATACTCCCACAGCCAAGGTGCGCAGCGCCGCCATCGGGTTGGTCGAACTGACGGGGCTGGCTGTCGGTCCCAACACCATCACTTCGCCGATCACCCAGCGACCCTGCTTCTACTACCGCACTGCCGTCTGGAAGGAGGTCGGATCGGGCAAGAACCGGCACTGGGAGCAGAAGATCGACGAGCGATTCCACGTCCCCTTCTTTATGAAGGACGAGACCGGCATGGTGCTCGTGGACCCCAACGGCGCTGAGATGGATATCCACTGCGATTTCAAGGCGGAGTACAGCCGCTCCATGTTCGCCGGACTCAGCGTGCCGCCCAGGGTGGCGGAATTCGCCGGCCGAAACGGCGTGGCGCTGGACGACAACGTCCGCGTCGAGGAGTACTGCCTGAAGCCGCGCAATGCCCTCTACGTTCTGGGCACGCTGGCCACCAACTCCGGCCTGTCGCCCCAGATGAAGCCGATGCCGACTTCACCGGGGGGACCGGAAATCGCAGACCTCGACCTGGGAGGCGGACGCGCCGGCCTGGCTGGCTCTCTCCTGAACCTCGCCAATCTGAGATTCAACGTCAGCGTGCAGCGCCCGACCCAGGCGACATTCGGCCCTGCGGGCCAGGCGAGCGAAGTCCATCTCACCGACTTTGATCGCAAAATGGAGGCAAAGCGCGCGCAACAAGCCGCGGCCGCGCAGGCGGCTTCTCCCCAGGCAGCGGAGGCTCGCACCCAACCCGCCGCGCTGGCGGCCGTTGCAGCGCAGGACCCCGCGCTGGCCGCAGCCGCAGCCACGGTCATGGGCACGTCATTCCCGCAGGCCATCGCTGATCCTGCCGGCGCCCAGGCGCAAACGGACGCCAAGCAACCGCCAAGAGCCGTGCCCGGGCTCGATCATTTCGCGGTCGCCCCCGAGGAGGAGCCTTTCCCAGATAAGTGTCCGACGGTCCTCTGCAAGGGCAGCAATAACCCCGCGTTTTACATTTCCTGGCGCAGTCAAAAAGAGATAGTCTCTGACCTGTCGACGCGGTCGTCCCTGTACATTTTCGGCGGGCCGGTGCTGAGCGCTCTCTGCCTCTGGTACCTGCTGACGTACTTCCGAATGAATTAGAGGAGGAAATCCATGGCGTTCATCATGCTGCTCGTCCTGCTGTTCATCGCCGCGGGGGTCGTCTGGTACTTCGTCACCATTTACAACGGCCTGGTGGCGCTCAAGAACGACATCGACAAGTCCTGGTCGAACATCGACGTGCTCCTCAAGCAGCGCCACGACGAGCTCAGCAAGCTGCTCGACGTCTGCAAGGGCTACATGCAGTTCGAGAAGACGACGTTCGAGAACATCGCCAAGGCGCGCTCCATGTACACCGCCGCCACCACCGTGGACCAGAAAGCGCAGGCCGATGCCGCGGTCAGCACCGCCGTCCGCGGCCTGTTTGCCGTGGCCGAGAACTATCCCGATCTGAAGACCAACACCAGCTTCATGCAGCTCCAGGGGCGCATCACCGAGATCGAGAACTCCATCGCCGACCGCCGCGAGTTCTACAACGACACCGTCAACACCTTCAACATCCGCATCGCCGTGGTGCCCGACATGTTCGTCGCCGGCATGATGCACCTGACCCCGCGCGAGCTCTTTAAAGCCGCGGAGGCCGATAAGGCAGACGTGAAGATGGATTTCTCCGTGGCGCCGGGGCGCTAGGGAGAAGCAGTTGGAACGCAAGATCTTCTGGCTGATCTTCCTGATCTTGAGCGTGGTTGCGGATATCTACCTGCCCCTGCTGTGGGGGCTGCTGGCAACTATTCCCGCCGTGTTCATCGCCTGGTGGGTGGCTTACAAGAGCGGCTGGTTCGTTTGATGGCCGAACTTTCTTGACATTCGCCTTTCCTTCGCCCATACTGCGCCTGATGGCACTAACAAAGCGGCAACGTGAACTGTACGACTGGATCTCGGAGTTCGTGCAGAAGCACGGTTACTCGCCTTCCTTCGAGGAGATCGGCGACGGGATGGGCCTGAGTTCGCTGGCCACCGTGCACAAGCACATCACCAACCTGGAGAAGAAGGGACTGCTGAAGCGCGACTACAACCGCAGCCGCTCCATCGACCTGCTCCCGCCCAAGGGCAAGATGAAGCAGGTGATGGCTGCCGCGGCCAACGCCGAGCTGCCGCTGCTGGGCCGCATCGCCGCCGGACGGCCGGTCGAGGCCATGGAGAACCCCCAGACCATTTCCCTCACCGACTTCACCAAGTCGAAAGACGTCTTCGTGCTCGAGGTGCGCGGCGACTCCATGCAGGACGAGGCCATTCTGAACGGAGATTACATCCTGGTGGAAAAAACCAGCGTGGCGCGCAACGGAGAGATCGTGGTCGCGCTGGTGGATGGCATGGAGACCACGCTCAAGCGCATCTACAAGGAAGGCGAAAAGGTCCGCCTCCAGCCTTCCAACGCCGCCATGCAGCCCATCGTGGTGCACGCATCCGCGGTGCAGATCCAGGGCCGCGTCATCGGCGTCCTGCGCAAGTACTAAGGACCAGTATTATCCGGGGCGGCTTCAACCGTGAGGGACCTGCTTTTCGCGGGCAAAGCAAAGGGCTCAGCGCCCGCTGAGCCCGTCTTCAACTTAGTACTGAGTACCGAGTACTGAGTACTTCCTTACAGCACCTTGGTGATCGCCTTCTCGATGGTCTCTTTGGGGACGTAGCCCACGATCTGCTCCGCCACCTTGCCGTCCTTGAACA belongs to Terriglobia bacterium and includes:
- a CDS encoding tetratricopeptide repeat protein codes for the protein MADLQKRLEKAEKYLQKGKQKDALEEYLEILEEDPNNDSVRQTAADLCISLNQTEQAIELLAVSYDRLAQIGDVGKAAITYKKLARLTTPTVEQMARYAQLIEKKDKREALDTYHQAVEGFLGKGRKADAFKALQRVVLLEPSLTNYQRQGEIASELGDGKTAATAFLQAGNLVQQEGKDPRECYERANALDGSNADAALALGRTLLAQKQSDRAVTVLSPFATGPEPRIDICETYGRTLLAARRPLDAEPYIWALYERDSKQADEVARLIGAMLDTEHGDKALAAAHRLEEHEVKRNRRREFVALLKDLVVDKHPVGFEFLEYMVEMYNSTNREHDYSDALLKLFELYFAAGNFLKAADSLDRAAEVDPYEPGHHKRMEMLRGKIETSRFNAIAGRLKIAGGVDEQQEEKPVEEKEPTVLEDFMLQAEIFLQYSMRSKALERIERIAKLFPREEEKNEKLHLLYANAGFVPKYADTPPVPQVTGSIPVPVVTGSIPAPSAAAAQAMANESAVDNISRVTEITRNIYRQGNVKSVLFTCVNDVGRHWSASRCVAGLCTPGKPPSAALEYCSTSVKQSEVMALVKLINTLQGKLVTDGVVAIGNTRSTNDPASAYIASLGIQSVLAVPLMDGDEHVGILILEQCDRPREWRQTDIVVLKTIADQTQQAVQNAKLRSLMKTLAVTDEKSGLLKRSSYLDVMLSETRRALQQNSTCTVMLLHFGKPAAMVKEVGETAVENLMQTIGQSVCSHIRQNDVAVHYELTTIAVVLADTSEKNAFFVVDKLRKVMNGTKLPGTNREVVMTVGIAEAVVQQKFDPIDIVTEVINRADTALEVAKTEGGGKAQSLAPQYETAAAAAS
- a CDS encoding amino acid permease; translation: MTATRRSDIAAAVGESADNQVANERGLRRQLGAGQMAMVGVGGSIGTGLLLGSAAAIQIAGPAVILSFALAALIAYTVAMAMGELASVHPAAGSFGVYAEIYLNHWAGFVSRSGFWIAIAMAIGGEMVASATYMNQWLPGVPAIVWICIFAAALLAVNLMSVGRYGWFEYWFAMVKVVTMIAFVALGGVLLLTGHLAPQYAANGGFFPRGHAAPMYAMAFALFTFAGVEMVAISSGESRSGRDVGRAMRIAFFLLAFVYLGSIVVLVGIMPWDGAGVTESPFVTVFKHVGLPAAGHVMNFVVLTAALSGANASLYVDSRMLFSLARGGCAPAAMGRLNHSGTPMNALLVSSFGIIVALVLERWAPKDAFVYILGAALFGAMLAWLVALAAHVVFRRRLGAEQLAALPMRSPGGAWLSAAGLAAIVISLLTTWGASPVTVVSGVVYLVILSIAYLLVAPGIRERLATSD
- a CDS encoding aminotransferase class V-fold PLP-dependent enzyme; amino-acid sequence: MSPMADDLLRYRSEFPILEHTTYLISNSLGAMPRGVYDAMKSYADSWAERGVRAWEEAWWMLAVEVGDEIGAIFNAPKSSVSVHQNVTTTEAIVASCFDFSGKRNKIVYDDLNFPSIMYFWEAQRSRGARVHMVKTDDGVTVPLQRLLDAIDDQTLLVPISHVIFRSSYLQDAKAIIEKAHKVGALVVLDAFQSVGSVPVDVQALNTDFATGGVLKWLCGGPGVGYLYVRPDLGRKLEPKLTGWFAHKNSFAFATGPIEYADPPFRFMNGTTHIPALYACRPGLKIIREIGVERIREKSKRQTSKLIAMAEQRGWGVNTPRDPERRGGTVSIDMPNAPQVCQELLKRDILVDYRPKAGVRMSPHFYTKDEEIDRAINAVEEILAGMRVTAS
- a CDS encoding E3 ubiquitin ligase family protein; translated protein: MLPFPHVALWLSSSDDGKTVLYAAIGFVIGIALFIRGFRVLQRKRLILDTPTAKVRSAAIGLVELTGLAVGPNTITSPITQRPCFYYRTAVWKEVGSGKNRHWEQKIDERFHVPFFMKDETGMVLVDPNGAEMDIHCDFKAEYSRSMFAGLSVPPRVAEFAGRNGVALDDNVRVEEYCLKPRNALYVLGTLATNSGLSPQMKPMPTSPGGPEIADLDLGGGRAGLAGSLLNLANLRFNVSVQRPTQATFGPAGQASEVHLTDFDRKMEAKRAQQAAAAQAASPQAAEARTQPAALAAVAAQDPALAAAAATVMGTSFPQAIADPAGAQAQTDAKQPPRAVPGLDHFAVAPEEEPFPDKCPTVLCKGSNNPAFYISWRSQKEIVSDLSTRSSLYIFGGPVLSALCLWYLLTYFRMN
- a CDS encoding LemA family protein — translated: MAFIMLLVLLFIAAGVVWYFVTIYNGLVALKNDIDKSWSNIDVLLKQRHDELSKLLDVCKGYMQFEKTTFENIAKARSMYTAATTVDQKAQADAAVSTAVRGLFAVAENYPDLKTNTSFMQLQGRITEIENSIADRREFYNDTVNTFNIRIAVVPDMFVAGMMHLTPRELFKAAEADKADVKMDFSVAPGR
- the lexA gene encoding transcriptional repressor LexA gives rise to the protein MALTKRQRELYDWISEFVQKHGYSPSFEEIGDGMGLSSLATVHKHITNLEKKGLLKRDYNRSRSIDLLPPKGKMKQVMAAAANAELPLLGRIAAGRPVEAMENPQTISLTDFTKSKDVFVLEVRGDSMQDEAILNGDYILVEKTSVARNGEIVVALVDGMETTLKRIYKEGEKVRLQPSNAAMQPIVVHASAVQIQGRVIGVLRKY